The genomic stretch aaattaaagtaaaagaaaaaaatgtagcactagaaaaaagagaaaataaactaaataacaatgtttttatatgacaactaagattaatcttggccactcatctctaatttaatctaatggctgagattccCTCAACTCACGACTCATCATAAGAACCAAAactcaccaaatccaatctctctctctctctctctctctctctctctctctctctctctctctctctctctctctataagagagagagagagagagagagagagagagatgagatCTTGTGAGTTTgatttcttatggtgagtttgcgCTCACACtcttattgtagtgttattcttaagtttttatgtttttctctaattttctcattatgttacctttttttctttttctttttgtaccactTGTTTTTCTGGTGTTACTCTgattattttttttactttttttacctcgtgttattatgctgttattgtgtttttttttattactttgatttttttacgactttgattttttttcttttttttttaccacttgttagtgtgctgttattgttattctggtattattgtgatgttattccggtgtcacttagattcttttttttactactttgatttttttactctttttttaccacaaGTTATTGTGtcgttattctggtgttattgttattctggtgttattgtgatgttatttcgatgtcactttgattttctttactactttgatttttttactcttttttaccacgtgttattgggTTGTTATTCTGgcggtattgttattctggtgttattgtgatgttatcccggtgttaatttgattttttttactcttttttctcccgtgttattgtgttgttattgtagtgttattgtggtgttattgtagtgttatccgtgtgttattggagtattattctggtgttattgttgtGTTATTGTAGTTAGGGGTGAGAATCGGTCCGGAACCGGACcgaaccggaccggaccgaaaacCGAATTTCTGAAAATCttggaccgaggaccggacctaaTAGTATATGGTCCAAGACCGGACCAAACCGAAAAGACCCGGACCGAACCAAAACCGGACCGAATGGACCGGTTGACACCTTTTTGTTTAATGTTCTGGTCATCTGgatattaattattattcaaaCTAAATAACTGATTTTGATATTCAATGAATTTCAAAATTAAAACGTGGTACTACCAGCCTGCCAGAAGTATGTAAATTACCAAATTGTAAAGTTTCGAATTACAACCtacataaaacgatttgaaacacATTAAAATCTAAATCTCTTAAAAATGAACTATAGGCATATAGGCTATAGCTTTATGCCCTTATCGTAATTTGTATACTACTATTAATTAAATCCAACATCTTCAATCATTCTGGACTCTTGATTCCTTTCGTTTCACAACAATGTCAATCAATCATCATCCCCCACTTTGATTCGAGCTTCAAATCTAACACAAgttcaaaagaaataaattagatAAGAAAATCATTAATTTGCATTGACAATAATTATACCGCGTAACATAAATGATAAAATTCAATATTTCGAAGTTTATACCATTGGATCAGTGACAAAGATCAACCTATCCTCCCCACTTAACTTCTCTGTATCTGTAAAATTAAATATCAACAAGATCAGCATATATGGTTGGTTGGCACTTGGCCCAACTACGCAAGAGCTTTTCAACTTCAATTAATGAAAGTGtgaaaatataaaattaaaataatacaATGTACCTATTTCCAGCTTTTCCAAATCTTCTAAACTTTCTTCCACATCAACATTGGATTTACGAATTTCAGCTCGAATCCAATCTTGTGCACATATAAGACCTTGCACCGTCTTAAGTTTAAACAAAAAATCATGACAAAATTGTCAGAAAACAAATTACTAATGAGTGTAAATAGTCAAACAATAAACTAATAAAGTGAGTAAAACTTCAACCAAAAAGGAGAAGCAATttgttttaagtttttttttataaaaataacttACCTTAGGCGTTAAAGAACTTCGAAATCGATCAAGAGTACGCCCTCCTGCACTAAAGGCTGATTCTGATGCAACTGTTGAAATTGGCATAGCTAAGACGTCACGAGCCATACGAGCTAGAACAGGAAATCTTGGCTCATTGAGCTTCCACCAGTCTAAAATATTGGATGGCTCATCTTCTCCCTTTTGCTCATCTAAGTACCTATCAAATTCTGTTCTTACAAAACCAGTGCTACTATCTCCACCAAATCCTCTCATCTTAATCTTAACTTGTTCACTTATTGATTTCATAAGAGCCAAGCTTCCCCCTCCCGAAGTAGGAATACTTGTAGACATGTCAGGGTCTTCACTGTGAGGAGTAACAGGTGCATAAATGCGTCTATACTCAGAAAAAAAATCATATGCAAACTGTTTAATTTTTCTTGCCAATACCTCTGCATCATCTTTCTCATACATACCATGAAGAGCAAGTTGTAATCCTAAAAACTTAAAGTTTGGATCAAGAATCACACCCATGTAGATCAACATATTCATCTTATCAATGTTACCCCAATACTTGTTATATTTGTCTTTCATATCCTTGGCCATTTTTTTAAAGGCAGGGTCCTTACTTGCCATCCACTGGTTTAACAAACCACAAGTATGACTAATATGAAAAAAGAGGGAGTTACTTGTCACATATAATGAGCCTGATATACGATTAGTTAAATCATAAAATTCTTTAAGAAATACTACAAGTTTTTCTATCTTATCCCAATCTTCTAAACTGGGGGGACTAATAGTAATACGAGTACCACCAGATTCTTGAGTTTCCACAGGAATTTTTAACCGACCAAACACAGTCTTATACTGTAGAGCAGTGTTCAACATTATATATGTCGAGTTCCATCTTGTTGGCACGTCAAGACTCAGAGACAACTTACAAGTAATCTTACATTTATCTACTTGCTCCCTAAATAAATGCAACCTAGCTGGAGAACCCCTCACAAACTTCACTGCATATCGAACCTTATCAATACATTTCACATGTTCCTTCAGACCATCCCAAACAATCAGATTTATAATGTGTGCAATACATCTCATGTGCATATATTTACCGTCACTAACATAGCCTTTTTCTGGTGCCAATGATCTCATATAAGCACATGCCAAATCATTTGAGCTTGCATTGTCAACTGTGACGGTAAATAACTTTTCAAGTACACCCCATGAATCTAAACAATCTTCAAGAGCTCTACCAATTGCTTCACCTTTATGACTAGTAATAGGACAGAAATTTAATATACGTTTTTGTAATGTCCAGTTATCATCTATAAAGTGAGCAGTAACAcacatgtaattaattttttGAATGGAAGTCCATGTATCAGTTGTAATGGAGACTCGTTGACAAGAACTACGGAGCAAGTCTTTGAGTATATCCTTCTTACGCAAGTACAACTTAAAACAATCTGAAGCAATGGTCCAACGTGAAGGAATGTGAAATGTAGGACACACCACAGACATGAAATATTTAAATCCAGGCTTATCTACATGTCTAAATGCCAATTCATCAAGCACAAGCATGTAAGCAATCGAATCTCTAATATCATCATGACTCACAATTCTGTTTTTCAATCTAGCCTCTCCTTCCTGACCATCTATGGGCTCTAAGACAAGTTGAGCTTGCTTACCTTTGCTTAAGTTGTTAGGATTTTTCTCACATGTAGATGAATGCTTTTTCAAATTCTTTGTCCCATTAATAACAGTGTCTGCGGCAAAAGTCGAATCACAATGCTGACACTCAGCTCTTACATGATCGGCATCGTCGAGAAACAACTCATAATCCACCCAATATGGTGCCCTTAATCTGCTTGTTTTGAGAAGATACCGACGTCCAGGCCTTGATTTTTTTGTTGGATGTGGTATATATGACTTTTGGGTAACTGTTTCGTTCatttcctcactttcctcttcatCCAACAAATCAACGGTTGGAGGAGCTTCAGATTCATGCTGTTCGGAGATGACGCACCGTCTCTTACCACTTCGTCTGGGTTGGGAGCTTGCCATTCTATCACAAAAAAATAACTTGGTTCAATAAGAAAGTAGAAGCTATAAGAAGCTGATGATGACGAATCAGTGTCATGGCTTTTTGCCTTACAAGAAGTTATATTCACCATGGGAGGGGAAAAAGAGAGTACATATCATAAAGATCACAAATTCTCACTTATCAGTTGTCACCAAACTCTAACAACACAAGTATTCCAGCACATGATAGTCAAGTTTTTAGGACAAATTTAATGGTTTATGAATCATGAACATGAGAAATTATTAGATTGGCCTAAGCTAATTAAATTATGGAAATACTCTTAAATAAATCTACCAAACTCATTATTTTTTCAGCAACTTAGAGAAATTATTTACCCATGTATCCAACAGACCAACACTTAATCAATCATCATATTGAAATAagaattaacaaaaataaactaaaaaactAAAAACGAACTTACCTTAAGTAATTTCGATTGATGAGAAATTGAGAAGCGCAGATCGTAGTGAATGACGGAATTAGAATAATGGGGGCGATTGATGAACTGATGAACCATGGTAGGAGATTAAGAGgttttatataaataaaatttcCAAAATTTATCTCGTAGATCAGTTGTGATTTTGTGAATTGTGATAGAATTTGGAAAGATTTTAGAGTTTAGAATAATTAAAATTAATCGGAAGTTGAAGATTGAGATAAGGCAAGATAGATCTGGACTCTTCTATGACATATTTCCATCTGTATTTCACTTTCTTAGTGGACTATTGGGCTGggccaaaaaaattgaaattcaGTGATATTAGAGTTCGGTCCTTCGGTCCAGACCGGACCAACTCGGTTTTACCCTGGACCGGACCGAAACCCGAACAAAGAGATATAGTGGACCTAGGACCGGACCGAAAATTTTCGGTCTTGGTTCGGTCTGGACCAAATGGTCCGGTTTGGTCTAAATTTTCGGTCCGGACCAaattttgctcagccctaattGTAGTGTTATTGTTATCTTCTACAACTTCAATTTTCAATAGATGCGGTGTTGACTCGCGCACTCACCAATCAGTGTCATCATCTCCTCCATCTTTAATCTTATACAGACTAAAAACCGATTCATCTAGGCTTTGAActattgtcctttttaaagttcaAAAAGATCGATTTCAAGATTTAAGTTTGAAACCCAAAGTATCTGCTAAATATTAGTATAGTGATTGGTGTATCGGCAATAAAAACCAACTCACCCATTTCTCTTCTTCTCATTCACTGTCTTTCTACTCTGCATTTAATTCTCAGCAATAAAAACCAAAACTTATTACGTCACTAAATTGAAATTTCATACATAATTTTAAGCCGCATTAATTATCAATATCACTCCCCCCATAATAATCCACAAACCCACAATTTTTCCTTACCCGACCGTCAACAGCACCACGAGACCAAAGCAACAACGACATCGACACGAACAACATCAATTGTATGTCCGTCTCACCCAACAGTCAATAGCACCACGAGACAAGAGGACTAGAAACATAAGAGAACCTTTTCCACCCATTTATGTTATTCTGgtattattgtgttgttattccgaTGTTCTTCTGGTGTTGTTGTGTTGTAAGAGAGTGATAAGTATTATTTTAATAGCGTTTTGGCCCATATTTAATCATTTATTTGACTCGATTTTTTTGCAATTTTATTGTCAAATAGCTCGTGAGCAAATGAGGAACAACGGATAAAGCAAGGCGAATCCATATGCAAAAGCGGGTTAAGAAGAGTAATGGGAGAAGAGTAATTGTATTCTACATGATTGACCACAAGTCAAAGGTCGACAACTTGACCTAAATCTCACCCAACTTTATTCGTTCATCTGCCATGTATTACCAATTCACCATCAAGCCACATGGCTCCGACGTCGCGCAAGCAAGTTCAACCCCAACTCCACCTGCTTACCCACCACCACCAAGTATCGACATCTTGCGCAACAGCCATGATTCCAGCCCAGCATCGATACCTATTCAACTAATCACCACAATAGTTATACACTACTATAGGCTGCACCCTTTTCCCCATTCATTCACGCCCCCAACTATGTTGCCCAGAACAGTAGACCATCAGCTAACGACTATACACCGTCACACTCACCACTTTTGAAGATTGGATCGTGTTTATCACTGTCACGTGTCGAAGGCGTCCGCGGTCTGAAAGTCGGACCACCAGAATTACAATTATCAAACTGGTGGTCGGTGTatggatttcggttacttgtcgttaagagttacctagaccaaaacaatatttataacttcacaaactactctacttttagtaaagaggtaagtaaaggttggatcccaagggacgggtattgatgtaggattttcgattgcaaatggttgtatctaagggtgtcacaatttgggttgaggtaggagatcaactaaactaagaatcaatgtaaataaagtaataaaagcaggcaagatgattaaaacgagatgtaaacaattgattaaaagcactagggtgtcatgggttcataaaggATTCAtgagatttgatcatacaaacatattttctactagatgcaatcaattattgttgtgatgggatcgagttagtgtatatcttacaatccctatgaaggtttgggtcccggagccaaatcgattagattgtacaacacctacaagtcgacttaatcctccctatccaactatatgcatggtctaatgaggctcgagttggtttatgtcttacaagtctcattgaaaaggtaagtgatgggtaaaaaatgcaaggatttataggctcgcatttcatcaaa from Silene latifolia isolate original U9 population chromosome 2, ASM4854445v1, whole genome shotgun sequence encodes the following:
- the LOC141640942 gene encoding zinc finger BED domain-containing protein RICESLEEPER 2-like — encoded protein: MASSQPRRSGKRRCVISEQHESEAPPTVDLLDEEESEEMNETVTQKSYIPHPTKKSRPGRRYLLKTSRLRAPYWVDYELFLDDADHVRAECQHCDSTFAADTVINGTKNLKKHSSTCEKNPNNLSKGKQAQLVLEPIDGQEGEARLKNRIVSHDDIRDSIAYMLVLDELAFRHVDKPGFKYFMSVVCPTFHIPSRWTIASDCFKLYLRKKDILKDLLRSSCQRVSITTDTWTSIQKINYMCVTAHFIDDNWTLQKRILNFCPITSHKGEAIGRALEDCLDSWGVLEKLFTVTVDNASSNDLACAYMRSLAPEKGYVSDGKYMHMRCIAHIINLIVWDGLKEHVKCIDKVRYAVKFVRGSPARLHLFREQVDKCKITCKLSLSLDVPTRWNSTYIMLNTALQYKTVFGRLKIPVETQESGGTRITISPPSLEDWDKIEKLVVFLKEFYDLTNRISGSLYVTSNSLFFHISHTCGLLNQWMASKDPAFKKMAKDMKDKYNKYWGNIDKMNMLIYMGVILDPNFKFLGLQLALHGMYEKDDAEVLARKIKQFAYDFFSEYRRIYAPVTPHSEDPDMSTSIPTSGGGSLALMKSISEQVKIKMRGFGGDSSTGFVRTEFDRYLDEQKGEDEPSNILDWWKLNEPRFPVLARMARDVLAMPISTVASESAFSAGGRTLDRFRSSLTPKTVQGLICAQDWIRAEIRKSNVDVEESLEDLEKLEIDTEKLSGEDRLIFVTDPMI